Proteins encoded together in one Bombus pascuorum chromosome 16, iyBomPasc1.1, whole genome shotgun sequence window:
- the LOC132915247 gene encoding DNA topoisomerase 2-binding protein 1-like, producing the protein MDVFDCEKVNIMLAPEDSHESQKLKCAREINTICLTVKWLYESIKAGHALPPRNYIFQLIKERYSARRSNVSTVTTVLDRPVFNEAELAGPFLYGCIIYLAGFTSVQRVKLSRILNVGSAMHFGYTCDILTHIIVGDEDSAASELKLLKLGPLCPHILRLEWLEESIRLKYPAPVKDFLYELSSSLIMNLQLLQERMLKEEEESSNFGHEELQNAIGSTIEEPHTPALNQMPGSLEENLIIPETNNSGIINDKLFEGLTFVILGFNDMYSYVAASIVAMNGRIVPGTFVNIPDYAIVPKYGIPLKCVVKEIVTDLFIVDCIKHNRIVEIMYYHRPISVTKYILSGCVLTISKYIGVQRSYLITLAVEMGATYYSYHIP; encoded by the exons ATGGATGTTTTTGATTGTGAAAAAGTTAATATCATGCTTGCACCAGAAGATAGTCATGAAAGTCAGAAGCTCAAATGTGCAAGAGAAATAAATACTATTTGTTTAACAGTAAAATGGTTATATGAAAGTATAAAAGCCGGCCATGCTTTGCCTCCTAGGaactatatatttcaattaataaaagaacgtTATTCTGCAAGAAGATcaaatg TTTCTACAGTTACTACAGTTTTGGATAGACCTGTGTTTAATGAAGCAGAATTGGCTGGTCCATTTTTATATGGTTGTATT ATTTACCTAGCTGGATTCACTTCTGTTCAAAGAGTTAAACTTAGCAGAATATTGAATGTAGGTAGTGCAATGCATTTCGGTTATACATGTGACATTCTAACACACATTATTGTCGGGGACGAAGATAGTGCAGCTAGTGaactaaaattattgaaattaggACCATTATG TCCACATATATTGAGACTGGAGTGGTTGGAAGAGAGTATCAGATTAAAATATCCCGCGCCAGTAAAAGATTTCTTATACGAACTATCATCTTCATTAATTAtg AATTTACAACTGCTGCAAGAAAGGATGttaaaagaagaggaagaatcATCTAATTTCGGTCACGAGGAGCTACAAAATGCAATTG GTTCAACAATTGAGGAGCCGCATACACCTGCTTTGAATCAAATGCCAGGAAGtcttgaagaaaatttaataatacctGAAACAAATAATAGTGGTATTATTAATGATAAACTATTTGAAG gtCTGACATTTGTCATACTTGGCTTCAATGACATGTATAGTTATGTGGCTGCAAGTATAGTAGCAATGAATGGAAGAATAGTTCCAGGTACGTTCGTTAACATTCCAGACTATGCTATTGTGCCAAAATATGGTATACCTTTAAAATGTGTAGTGAAAGAAATTGTTACCGATTTGTTTATT gtAGATTGCATAAAACACAATCGAATAGttgaaattatgtattatCATAGACCTATATCTGTaacaaagtatatattatcaGGTTGTGTTCTTACAATCAGCAAATATATAGGAGTTCAACGATCGTATCTTATAACATTAGCTGTGGAAATGGGTGCAACGTATTATTCTTATCATATACCTTAA
- the LOC132915253 gene encoding actin maturation protease isoform X1, producing the protein MPAPPPPLSSLPEAPMCEKTEVSDADSLPPWAKITLTSAEAEIEKLISRNELKDAEVTYFCQVEPILQDGPQCGLVALAMASQEYTKPVSVSQLLAEARVRGFTQHGEVYSVDFMGTLAAEYLPDHRPDILVDLQQCPDTLTHALAHGAMVLIPYDSDFNHAPCLKRGHKAHWALLVGLISSRQGYHVLARHGKSRHLACWPLRDLIESNGNLEEEGTARHAGGYVIPKGGVGGQRGLRGRALALHPYI; encoded by the exons atgccAGCACCACCTCCACCTCTCTCAAGTTTGCCAGAGGCACCTATGTGTGAAAAAACTGAAGTCAGCGATGCAGACTCCCTGCCTCCTTGGGCCAAGATTACCCTTACATCTGCTGAGGCAGAAATTGAAAAGCTGATATCCCGAAATGAACTGAAAGATGCAGAAGTCACATATTTTTGTCAAGTCGAACCAATTTTGCAAGACGGACCACA aTGTGGTTTAGTAGCACTTGCTATGGCATcgcaagaatacacaaaaccAGTTTCTGTGAGTCAACTCCTAGCTGAAGCTCGTGTAAGGGGTTTTACACAACATGGAGAAGTGTATAGTGTTGATTTTATGGGTACACTAGCGGCTGAATATTTGCCTGACCATAGACCAGATATCTTAGTGGATTTACAGCAATGCCCAGACACATTGACACACGCTTTGGCTCATGGTGCAATGGTACTAATTCCATACGATTCTGATTTCAATCATGCTCCATGCTTAAAAAGAGGCCATAAAGCTCATTGGGCACTACTTGTGGGTCTAATTTCATCTAG ACAAGGATATCATGTCTTAGCGCGTCATGGAAAATCACGTCATTTAGCTTGTTGGCCGTTACGCGATTTAATCGAGAGCAATGGTAAtttggaagaagaaggaacagCTAGACATGCTGGAGGATACGTGATACCAAAAGGAGGAGTCGGAGGTCAGAGAGGTTTGCGTGGTAGGGCACTGGCGTTGCACCCATACATATAA
- the LOC132915253 gene encoding actin maturation protease isoform X2: MCEKTEVSDADSLPPWAKITLTSAEAEIEKLISRNELKDAEVTYFCQVEPILQDGPQCGLVALAMASQEYTKPVSVSQLLAEARVRGFTQHGEVYSVDFMGTLAAEYLPDHRPDILVDLQQCPDTLTHALAHGAMVLIPYDSDFNHAPCLKRGHKAHWALLVGLISSRQGYHVLARHGKSRHLACWPLRDLIESNGNLEEEGTARHAGGYVIPKGGVGGQRGLRGRALALHPYI; the protein is encoded by the exons ATGTGTGAAAAAACTGAAGTCAGCGATGCAGACTCCCTGCCTCCTTGGGCCAAGATTACCCTTACATCTGCTGAGGCAGAAATTGAAAAGCTGATATCCCGAAATGAACTGAAAGATGCAGAAGTCACATATTTTTGTCAAGTCGAACCAATTTTGCAAGACGGACCACA aTGTGGTTTAGTAGCACTTGCTATGGCATcgcaagaatacacaaaaccAGTTTCTGTGAGTCAACTCCTAGCTGAAGCTCGTGTAAGGGGTTTTACACAACATGGAGAAGTGTATAGTGTTGATTTTATGGGTACACTAGCGGCTGAATATTTGCCTGACCATAGACCAGATATCTTAGTGGATTTACAGCAATGCCCAGACACATTGACACACGCTTTGGCTCATGGTGCAATGGTACTAATTCCATACGATTCTGATTTCAATCATGCTCCATGCTTAAAAAGAGGCCATAAAGCTCATTGGGCACTACTTGTGGGTCTAATTTCATCTAG ACAAGGATATCATGTCTTAGCGCGTCATGGAAAATCACGTCATTTAGCTTGTTGGCCGTTACGCGATTTAATCGAGAGCAATGGTAAtttggaagaagaaggaacagCTAGACATGCTGGAGGATACGTGATACCAAAAGGAGGAGTCGGAGGTCAGAGAGGTTTGCGTGGTAGGGCACTGGCGTTGCACCCATACATATAA